Sequence from the Macrobrachium rosenbergii isolate ZJJX-2024 chromosome 26, ASM4041242v1, whole genome shotgun sequence genome:
cataataaaCCAGTCTAtaactcatttgttagatctacatttATTCAGGTTGGAATACAAAAAGGCAAGTAAGGAgcagtcactagaagtagaattcaaatgaaaagcaatgagaCCTCATTTCCTCAAttgttatttcagttaatgtaacccattactatttttctttgttttagttatttatttatatcgtaCAGCActctaaacagcgctcgtatactcgctgcagataaaaggtaatggtaggagtcaagattttgagggtaCGCTATTATCTACCTACTTAATATCCATCAAATATAGCATGCTTTATATTGGTAtgaatagaaaggaaaatatattgaaatcagtttgaatgagaaaaatattgttataatcattgagttttaataaatatgttttagatgtaaaaataaaacgtctaacactttacataacttatttacaaaatgtcttcatcgtcactcttgAGGAGGCAGTCATCATGCTTGTACAcactctcatggatattgtcagacttccagtactcctcctcaaaatgacggGAGTgtctcaaggccaagagaaagagaaggtctgctcactttcctttgtctacctccttattgtgtcagcaggtgaattgccattaagaaaacaaaaaaagggacctaaagcaggtacctctaagatatgtcatcgcctacgtagCTACCCCGGGTGTGAGGCTACCCCACCCAGTTGTTgagtagaccttgtctctcttggccttggattgTCTAAGAGCTCCTGCCCAAGTAAGAATTAGCCACTACAGAAATGATTACCTATTCATGCTACAGTAAATCTTCTTGCTTATATGCAAAGTGGCAAGCCgcagcacaaatgcagtcttgcaaccatggggacaattccatatcctacTGGCCATTATctaatttgttgaagcctagccTGTGTAAGCAttagtgacttactgcctacctggtgCGTAGGaagagcctcatgacgtcatattatgtttacgtcacgaatggttttagtATCCCTGTCTGTGGTTTTCTCGGTTCTGTcatcggtgacttcattttactctataaatatcaaaactttcgaacttaggtactaaataatacttgcaaaaattaagtagggttataaaatatacacttcccaactttcacctttatccagtGCTTTGATAAAATGGTGTCACCGAAAAactgtttcatcggctctgattCCCTTACTAGTTCCATATTATCATGTAAAATTTTCAAGTGTAATTTAGTGCATATATTGTCTTGTATTCGCATATGTTAAATAGTAAGCACtctaatatttgatattttttattatagatgtccctgatgatgtgaacAAGGGTCATGAAACACAGGAATGAACTACTGAATTTAGAATCTGCTTGTGTTCCTGCACCCCCTTCTTCTAGCATGAGAAGTTTTTTATGTTCCTCGCTTGTGGGATTGTGTGCATTCCTCGGACATCTGTGGCAACATGGATTTAGGATATTGACTCTacgtttccctttttatttttaaactatgcTCCAGAGTACAGAATACCTTCCAACAATTAGTGATTACTCATTACAGCCCTGACCTCCTTCAACTATGCCAACAAttggaaaaattatgtaaaacgaaagaaaagattAGACTTGATCTTGGTTTCTTACGTTATTGTGTTATCAATGATATAGTGCCTGACTTTGTCAAATTTAAGATTTATAAGGTCTCTTTTCATGATTTTACTTTCTATAAGGAAACTGCAAAATACCTCCTCAACTACGAAACAACAGGGAGACAAATTCTCTGCTTCGTCAGGAAATACTTAATTCTACTTCTTTTTTTGCTCCCTGGAATTCCtggaaaaagaattttatgtaatctgtcagcagctgtcatctttaaggTACCTGGATCATATAACTGAGAAAGCCATCTATAAAGCAAACATTTTCTACCGAACTACTCAAAACATGACCAGAGAGACTcccagcaataaaatcaaaatcccacacctgaacAAGATTAAGACACTGACACAAACACCGGGAAATTCTAGCCCCTTTGTCTCTACATActcaaataccttagccaaaacACTAATTTgtgtccaacaaaagccagttgCCAAAGACACGGGAGcatacaaaatcccttgccttgactgtgaccaatcctacataggatttacaggtaaatcattcTCCCAAATACTAACACAACACAAACTTTCAGTAAGATATGGTCAACAGAgctcaaatatttttcaccacatgaataatcataatcatagaataaactggaatgTCACATATAATTTGTAGCAGCAATTGTTGTTCAAAAGCAAGACGAAAGAATCAGCACtgatcaaacaaagaaatacaatgaacctctcaaaaggagcttgggattcagatctgataaataaaatcttcctccaccCAGCAGCCAATAAGATTAAGAAGAaactgtcaacaggagtgacgtaaCAGTCAACTTCTAGAATGTTCCTTCACCTGTATAAGTAAAACTGTTTCTCTATCTATTAACATTACTTGTCATTTGAGGAAGatagttgtcttcgaaatataatgctataatttctacccgtttggtgtttttctattttaacagaaaatatcttaatcatgtatgtatatgcatactgtatacagtctcgATGGTGAAGGAAAGGGGAACCATTGTTACCACAGGTTATTATACCGACGTTTCACGACAGTTGCTATCGtagcattttcaaggctgcaattatTTACAAACCATCTTacgaaaaatcacattaaaacatcgatatatacgtaaattatgaggaaaaataaaatcacggGATAGGCACAGTACATACCGAAAGCGCGGGAGTAATAAGAGTATTAAGTAAGAAGCTTTTTCAAGAGCCGagcaaaagcaagaaagaaagaacgtaAACAAAAGCTTAAGGAATAAACAGTTTCACAGGGGTCGTTCGTCTGAATGTTTAGCATTAGAACCGTCGTCTTTATAATCATGGATTTAAGTATTTTGAGTTCATTTCCGTTTTGGGTTgacctattatagaaaaatcttttaattgataatggtttatatatttttacatgatttattatatttgaatgcTCAGGATGAATCAATTTATAACCATTAATGTAACTTACCCTTCCTCGTGTCTCCGACATAAATACCACGCTCATATCCTGGGCACATGTTTAGAAACAATGTTTCAAGACAAGAGATGCTAGGATGATCCTTAAACTTAATTAGTGATCCAAAGTTGCTTGGATTCTTGGGTATAAGTTTCAAGTCTATAGCTGGGAACGTTCTTTGGAAAATGGTAAGGCATTACTTCCTAAAGGTAACGTCATTTAGGTAATGAAAATTAgcttaaactttcatttttcggTCTTGTTGTGATGGTAGGAGACGGGTTGAATCTGCCATTCAGCATTTTATAGCCCATTCTGGAAGAAAAAGTTATTCCTTAAATAGGTTTTCAAGAATATAACTTCATACTAAAACATGGCCCAAGTTGAGGAATGGGTAAAAGCTCTATATAAAGTGGAAATGACATTCACTTTGAAGTTAAAAAGCAAGAACTATAGAACTTCATACCTAAAcctgtaaaagtaatttttcggAATACgtctgtataaaaaaatcattgttgtCTCTGGATACAAGGAGTCGAGGAAAGGGAGCTTATTATTCATCTCCCTTTCAGAGTAAGCTTATCATTATGATGTTTGCTAttaacaaaatccaaaaatacttCTGTGCCGTGCTCGTGTCGAAACAGCAAACGTGTCGTCCACGTACCTGGAGGACATGAACATGTTCGCCATAGCAGGGGACCTCATCATTGATAACTGTCCCCTGAGCTGCCTCCTTTATTTGACCTTTTACGGGTATTTTATTTAGAGTTgccttttcctaattttttttcttataattccagactaatctaatatttttcatttccttattaaaatcTTAATACCATTTTTGTTTGGAAAAACGATCATATTTTTCTCgtttcttccatatttttcttaGCGCTTTTCCCCATAATAGTGTTTACTAGCCGTACTCTGCTCCTTCCCCCACCAGTGAGTCGGACATCCTAGTTTTCTAAAAGAAGCGAATAGATATCCAAGCTCCTCTTCCACATAAGGCGGGCTGCAAACCTTGCAGTCCCTATAATGAACCCTGTTATCGCCCCTATCTTGATCTCCTTCGTGGGGCTCAAATACATGTTCACATAAAGTAAGCTTTTACAGACAAGACACGAAAGTAGATATTTTCAAATGGTAACAAAGTCCCATGATCAACGAAAGGGAAAAATTGTATGAAAACTTCTTGAAAAGAATTTCTTCTCATGAAGGACCAAAGAACTTCAAGAGTGAAGAGCCCGACTTTCGCACATCCTtggaaatgaacacaaaaaagCCTTCACGTCGATGAACGGTAATGAGGCGTAATGTTTCTGAGTAACTTTTCAATGGGCGTTAGACTGCCAGAAAGTCGAACGTTTAACGTCAATGGCAGGATTGTAATGGAAGTTCGTGAGGTTTTGTTGGGGCATTTTGAAGGCTTCAAGAGGAAACGCCAGCAACACATTTCGTTTATGTCGAGGACAGAAAAATATCTAAGTAGGCagatgattgtttttttcttcttcttcttcttcttcagtatcaGTATCTGAGCTAGCTACACAAATACGTTTCTCGTTTTTCAGGAGAGAcgtcgctgtgtgtgtgtgtgtgtgtgtgtattttaattgattgatttctttattaaatctggtgtcataacatctaggttattgacgccgaaacaaatttaaatataaaaattaagtttaaaataaatttcatataaaaatatctaaaagttatgtatataaatatttaaatttaaagaaaaggtaagtttaaaaaaataaaaaataccatataaaaatatctaaaaaggtatgcatataaatatttgaataaaaagaaataggtttaaaataaatttcatataaaagtatctaaatgatACGTATATTATAAACGTGGATACTTATTTTtggacaatatttatataaaaaattatcccGTTGTTActgataaataaagcaaaacataaaTCAGTCGTGATAGTTAAATCCTTACGAAAAATTTAAGCACTATATTCCGTTACAGTACAATTTCAAGAAGAGATTTCCACACAAGATAAAATGTGTATTATCTTTCTATTGTTTACTAACTTCGTATGATGGTCTTTTTGTCATTGCAAAACCCGTTGGTTGTTTGTGATTTAAAACTGGGTCCGGCCTGCCTTGCACCAGGTATGGTACGcagaataaaaatgtctttttctgaCAGCCAGTTCTGGTGTGGCTCTTAATTCATGTACTGACGATGCAGGTCCACCATCTTACCACTCTTCAAAAATAACGAACGTGGAAACAactttttctaccattttttcaTGTTGTAGACACCGAGAAGTGCTTAGATGTCTGGAGCAAGCTTTGTCCAGTTAGACAAGAGCCTTTATGAACATCACTTAACATGCTAAGATGGCTCCACCCATTGCAAAGACTATTATGTACTTCCAGAACTACAGATAAAATATACCCAGGCACCCAATAGCCATCCATGAGCTAAAAAGGCCTCACCCACAATGCATAGTGCAAAGGAAGCCTAAGCACCCAAAACCACTATCCATAATTGGGGAAGGTTTCCTTCTGCACCACACCTACAATCCATGAGTTGAAAAAGGTTTCCCTGCATCCCCACCTACAACCCACAAATTGGGAGTGTTGCCCATATACCCTCAGGCACAATTCATGAACTGAAAGGGGTTCTTATGTACCCAGTCAAAAATCCATGAGACAGATAAAGTTCTCTAGCACCACGTTTCTCAACGTGGGCCAAATGGCCTCCTTGAGGGCCATGAGATTTTTTCAGGGGCCACAAGGCCAACTTTGAAAAATGTGGGGCCACAGAAAATTTAGGacccacaaaatataaaaatgtgtaatattttgaaattaatcattattatgctTTGAATATTCTGTTTATCATGCTTGAGTTTAGTTTAAACATCATTCGATTTAATATACCCAGTAATTTTTGCAGACAGTGAAATATTcaatattctcttctctctctctctctctctctctctctctctctctctctctctctctctctctctctctctctctcgttgtcaatTAAATTTTTAAGCAGTAAACGATTGTGGTAGAGTGGTAAAAGGCTGAACTGTGACCCTTGACAAAAaccattaagtctctctctctctctctctctctctctctctctctctctctctctctctctctctctctaagtaatgtGATAGTTACGTATAATCAGAGATTATGCTGACTAGTTACTAGTTAGCATAATCTTTAATTATACGTAACTATCGCATTACTTAGTTTACTAGTCACTAGTAAACTTCCGAACGACCACCATTTGgatgtttataaacaattttaatagcAACGGTATATGGGTTACAATTCTTCTTCAATAATAGATCCGTCTTTTAGTTTAGCATAGACTTGCGAGGAGGAGACTTCATTTAAGTTCAACCAAAGAGGTTTGTGAAAGATAACTTTATAtccacatacgtacatacaaacatacatttatacttactTACAGTGCACCGTCTctttcatgtacacacacacatactcgtacacaggtttttataattttctatttaggCTTTTATGCTTGCAATTGACCGATTACCTTCTTATTTATGggaaaaataatatggaaatgtcatgaattttatttatttgtttatttatttatttcccagaCAATAATAGCGGTACTGAGTTTTAatgagttttgtttgttttttatttcagataagcATGACCAGTGCAGCTAAGGAAAAATGCAGACAGTATTCTGTCGAATATCTTGCTTATGGATTCATTGCGTCCCAACAAAATACTACAATGCCTATGTGCCTGCTATGCATGATCTCACTCTCAAATGAAAGTATGCGTCCCTGCAAACTGAAAAAGCATCTGGAGACTGCACATAAAGACAAGAAAGACATGCCGCTAGATTTCTTCAAGAAATTACGTGATGAGTTCCAAGGAAGGATGACAGTGAATCATATGTTTACCCAAAAAGTGGCATAAGTAGATAGAGGAATGTTGGCTTCTTACAAGATAGCAAATTTGATTGCAAAAGCAGGTAAGCCTCATACTATCGGTGAATCTCTGATCATGCCGGCAGTGGCTGTAGTGCTTTCAACAGTCATGAATCAGAGTCCACAAGAGGTAACTAGTGTTATTCCTCTGAGCAACTCCTCAGTATCACGCCGTATTGATGAGATGGCAGCTGATGTTGAAAACCAATTAGTCTTAAAACTGCAGGTGAATGATTTCTCGCTTCAACTCGACGAATCAACTTTGCCTGATAATTCTGCTCTTCTGATGGCATTTGTGAGGTTTCTTGATTGTGatgaaatatgtcaagaaatgCTTTTCGCATTGAAATTAACGACTGACACTAAAGGTAAATCCATCTTCAAAAAACTTGAGGTCTATTTTGAGGAGAACAACATTCCACTCAAGAACATTGTGGCTTGTGCAACAGATGGCGCTGCTGCTATGATTGGAAGGTATCGGGGATTCAGTGCTTACTTAAAAAAAAGCTGTTCCTAATGTCGTTTGTGTGCACTGTGTTGTTCACCGGCAGCACCTGGTTGCCAAAAACCTAGCAGGACGTCTGCATGAAGCACTTGGGCATGTTATCAAGGCTGTCAACTTGATAAAAAACAGTGCACTGCAAGATCGCCTCTTTCAGAAATTATGTGAAAAGAACAATGAAGAATTTGAACGACTTGTGTTGCACACTGAAGTCAGATGGCTGTCTAAGGGTAATTGCCTGCATCGTTTTGTTGCACTTTGGGACAGTGTTATCTCTTTCTTGAGTGGGACAGAACTTGGACAGAAACTTGTTGATGCAAAGAGTGACATCTTCTACTTGTCTGACATAATTGAAAAGCTAAATGTTCTGAGCAAAGAGCTTCAAGGAAATGACTCCACCCTGCTTTACTGCAAGGAAGCAATTACTGCACTTAAAGGGAAACTCAAGCTGTTCTGGTTGAACCATGGAAGACGGGAGTTTGCACAGTTTCCTTCCTTAACAGTTATATCCACCGAGCTGCTTGATGATGACCTAACAGTGTATGTTGACCATCTGAAGCAGTTGTATAATGATGTGGAAACTCGCTTCTCTGACCTACTCCAAATGACTGTGCCACACTGGTTTGTGGATCCCTTCATTGCTGATGCATCTGAAGTTGATGTCATCCTACAAGAAAGTTTCATTGAACTTCAGAATAACACAACAACTCAAGCAAGGTTCAAGCGTGGAGGACACCAGAAGCTGTCGATGAATCAAGATGTGTATAAGAAGTACCCACTACTCAGGAAAGATGTGAAGTTGCTCTTACTTGCCTTTCCCACGTCTTACTTGGTTGAGACTGGTTTCAGTCGGGTGATGCACCTGCTGTCAAAGACACGAAATCGCCTTGACATAGAAAAAAAGAGGCGATTTACGTCTCTTTCTGGCAGCTTTCAAGCCAAACATTGACAAGTTGGCAGCCCTGCACCAGTCACAGGGATCCCACTGAAACCTTTCAAGATAGAGCCAATTGTACCTACATGTATTCCTTGTTTTGTATTCCTTGTGTAAAGaaataagtattcaaataaaatatttttccagttaatattgttatttgatttatgCCTGAAATTAGTGTTTTGTGTACATGGTACTATTCAAACTAGAACCATTAATATACCTACTTCCCTAGGCGTATTAAGGTGAGGGACGGATGGAGGGGGGTGGGTGGTTGGGGTAAGAACTCAAAGTTGGCATGGAGGGGCCACAAGAACTTGCATTGGATTGAAGGGGACCACCACCAGAAAAAGGTTGAGCACACTCTGTGAACTGGGGTGGGTTGCTATGCAACCCCAACATGTCCAGGGACGGCTTACTATTCATGAACTAGGATAGGTTCCCCCGCACCCTGCTCACATTCCAGGAAATGGGCTGTGTTTCTTGGTACTCACTCACAACAGGCATAATCGGTGAGCTGAAAACTGTTCCCTGTAATTCCTCACACAATCTATGAACTTGGATGTGTTCTCATGCACAGTCCCCAGCCCTAGCTGTTTAACACACTGAAACCAACTTGTTGGACTCTCACATAAGTTAAAATCGtaccaaaattaaattatattgatTGCTTGGTACCTTTGTGTTTAATTGAACTGTCATTATAGGAATTACATGGATTTCACCTCGGTTACAAATAATCCCTCGAATTATATTCACGAAATTCTTTTTTCTGTGGAATTTGCATTATCCACATAAAGTCACATTATGCAAAGGTTACAGAATTTGTAGAACACGAATAGGGGTCAGGAATGGAATGAAGAGTATATGTtgtctgtatataaaaaaaaaatattcgttaatGGTAATCAAAAGACGCTGCAAAGGATATTAATAGTAGTAATGAAAAGCTGCTGTGCTGAGAAATGAGGGTACATGGAAGTTAAAATAACACATGAGAGAAAGTAATGATAGGGGAAGCATGAAGTAGTTAGTAGAAATTGCAATACAAATTTAACGGGTGTAGTAATAGAAAAGAAGGTGGCAGTCACCGATCATACGGAGGAGGGTAACATCACcacacaaacattttttattttttttgttttacagagcCTTACTCGTGATTTTCTTGTTGTTCGTATTGTCTTCTTTGAGAATTTTTTACTCTCCAATAAAGGTACTTGATCCTAACTTATTGCATCAGTAATCATATGCCTGAAATTGGTACCTACTGGGTCTTTTAACATCAAGTTATTTACTAGTAATCAAAATTCTgagttatgaaataattatttagtCTAGGTGATAGTTAGCTCAAGAGTTTGAAGATAATCCAGAACTGACATGATCGAAAGTTTTTACTCTTCTAGCAACCAAGATGGAGGACTTTAtatcttttttcactttcatgaCAGAAATTGTCAAGGGTAATATGGTAAATCGATGGCATCTGTTTACTATGCCAGTAAGCATACGACAAAATTTGCTCCTTGATAAGAATACGTATTTATATTTGcgtttctttataaattttattgggGCAAACACCAGAACCCCTTTTTTTGACAAATGCGGTTATTCCACTCTCAAGTCAAGTACTTTAATGACATCTGATGATAATCAGAAATTCCcaaaacattctttatttttctccatcATTTTGCCAATGGAGGTTTAATGAGGTCTCATCATATGCAATGTATGCCGCTGTACCTTTGctattctcagagagagagagagagagagagagagagagagagagagagagagagagagagagagagaggttcttcatttctcgtaattctaaaacttttatttctttttcctcttctctgttcatggtttctttttttttatctgcacttTTATCGGGTTAAAGGTCGCTAATGAGCAGCCGAGCCAATGGATGGGCCATTGTACCTTCCCATAATGCCCTAATGACCAAATATATGATGCCCGTCATAAAGAACAGTGCACATGGCCCCCTCAACCCACGTGAGCCTGGGTAAGGACGGCAGTGGCTACTGGCGACTAAAAAGGCATACCTATGGGCTGCCTGAGAGTGTTCACCCCTAACTCGCAGGGAATTTATGGTCAGGTGCCATAGAAAACATATCAAGATACCAGCACGATGTGATTAAGAGAAGGAGGATTAGCAAATACtcttgagaaaaataatgaaaaacaatgaagaatgagagTGGGGCTATTCCGgataaggagagagaaggaacataAATATTGAGACCACCGTTTAACTTGGTGATGAAAttccgaaatctctctctctctctctctctctctctctctctctctctctctctctctctctctctctctctctctctcctcccataaGTAATAAGAGGATCTTCTCTCAAGTTGACGATAAATATCCTTCTCGCCTTTCATGACATGCAATGTATTTTAAGGAACTTTTCTTCAATATTCCCGAGAGCTTTTCTGGCTTTCACAAAAGGAGGTTTGAACGCATTTTATCGTCCATTTATTAGtatattaataagaaattttttttttactctgataaTGCAAATGcctataaaatatcaataaacataattattgtatttaatgataaaaaatcaacatcagcaatattaatttcattagaTCATCAAATGGACGCCTTGCAATAGCTACCTTTCTCAAGAGATATTAAACAATTTAAATTGCATGACTCAGTTCTTTTAATTTAACCATGCACATTTTTCCTCGATTACTAATTCttcaaataatgacaaataaataagcaaaacacAGATATtgtctaataaatattttcaagagacATACAACACACACCACTTTATatagaattcactttacctcgggaaAAACTTATGATCAAgaagaattatatttgataatagCATCTGCCCATGCCGGCCGAATGACCAAGTCGACtgtttatcactgtatctaaaccaaaagcCCTGGTTCATTTAGTAAAAGATATTGTCTGTCTCAGTTCTGCCTGCAATGAGAAGAAATAATtctgatacacacaaacacacacacacacacagacacagacatatatatatatatatatatatatatatatatatatatatatatatatatatatatatatatatatatatatatatatatatatatatatatatatatatatatatatatatatatatatatatatatatatatatatatatatatatatataatattttatatatataatatatatatatatatataatattatatattggatatatatatatatatatatatatatatatatatatatatatatatatttgtatatatgtgtgtgataatgtgtgtgtgtgtgtactgtaaaaAACAATACCACGTTtgaaatgaaacgacagagtggtgTTAAGCCTTTAAACTTATTGTCAGTTTGAATAGCGGCCtgatagaaatacaaaaataagtttacaaagaaagctcgtataaatgatagatggggattataatggaagaaatgtacctggaatccaacaccgttgaagaattagcagacttACCAAAACAAGCCACCacctaaatatcaaaatatcaaatttacgtgattcagttatatatacacacacataatatatatatatatatatatatatatatatatatatatatatatatatatatatatatatatatatatatatatatatataaatacacacacacacatatatatatacacacacacacacacacatatacacacacatatatatatatatatatatatatatatatatatatatatatatatatatatatatatatatatatatatatgtgtatatatatatatatatatatatatatatatatgaagagaacaCACAGAGtggtgctaatatatatatatactatattgtcctttatatatatagctgcctgatatatatagtgtgtgtgtgtgtgtgtaagtttacaAAGATATAAAACTGATTCTTGAAGATAtgaaatgtgatgaatgtataaatggaagaaaaataccaaaaggaaagagtgaaaccaCAGTGGTTGTTAGGCCTTTCGGCTAAATTCCTTAACTAGCAGACtgaataggaatataaaattaagcttAGATTCAGGTTGTACAATTGACAGATGACAGACATATATCCTGGGACTGGGGATTATAAATTAACAGATGCATCTGGAattcaacacagttgaagaaCTAATGGACCtatcaaaacaaagataaatttttagataggattttacaaaagattaggcccaacagctcaaAAAGAGAGGGAGTTAATTAAAGGATTATAAAGAGGAATCATCAAAATTGACCTTGTAATCAGCTATAAATCCAAAGTcagttttggtggtcagtctctccTCTCTATAATCCTTTAATTCATCCCCATATACTTTCCAGCCATttggcctaatcctttgtaaaagcctctcaagatttacctttgttttggtatgctcactaattcttcaactgtgttatattccaggtgcatctgttcctttataatccccagcCTCTGAG
This genomic interval carries:
- the LOC136852797 gene encoding zinc finger BED domain-containing protein 5-like, which gives rise to MKNLNDLCCTLNVISFLSGTELGQKLVDAKSDIFYLSDIIEKLNVLSKELQGNDSTLLYCKEAITALKGKLKLFWLNHGRREFAQFPSLTVISTELLDDDLTVYVDHLKQLYNDVETRFSDLLQMTVPHWFVDPFIADASEVDVILQESFIELQNNTTTQARFKRGGHQKLSMNQDVYKKYPLLRKDVKLLLLAFPTSYLVETGFSRVMHLLSKTRNRLDIEKKRRFTSLSGSFQAKH